Proteins co-encoded in one Ziziphus jujuba cultivar Dongzao chromosome 9, ASM3175591v1 genomic window:
- the LOC107427352 gene encoding acetylserotonin O-methyltransferase codes for MAEIHRELKRVEEEVLDHEQAKVEIWKYVFGYVEMAVVKSAIELGIAETIETHGNSITLSELASTLGCSPSHLHRIMRFLIHRGIFKQTNTSQSASPAYSQTPLSRLLMRSGQVHSMAAFLLLESSPPMLAPWHGLSARIRSAGSSPFEAANGEDVWSYASANPAHSRLINEAMACNARVAVSAIVERGKDVFNGIRTVVDVGGGTGTALGMLVKAFPWIRGINFDLPHVVCDATESEGVENFGGDMFDSVPKADAVFIMWVLHDWGDEECIQILKKCKEAIPKDKGKVIIVEAVIEEEDEKKDKLSDVRLMLDMVMMAHTSTGKERTLKEWEYVLGQVGFSRRTIRPIDAVQSIIEAFP; via the exons ATGGCAGAAATACACAGGGAATTGAAAAGGGTAGAGGAAGAAGTGTTAGATCATGAGCAAGCCAAAGTAGAAATCTGGAAATACGTATTCGGGTATGTCGAAATGGCGGTAGTGAAATCAGCCATTGAGCTCGGCATAGCCGAAACCATAGAAACACATGGAAACTCCATCACACTCTCTGAGTTAGCGTCCACACTTGGCTGCTCTCCTTCCCACCTTCACCGCATCATGAGGTTCTTAATCCACCGCGGCATATTCAAACAGACAAACACATCCCAATCAGCCTCTCCAGCTTACTCTCAAACGCCTCTTTCCCGGCTCCTCATGAGGTCCGGTCAAGTACACAGCATGGCTGCTTTCCTCCTTCTGGAAAGCAGCCCCCCAATGCTCGCACCCTGGCATGGCCTGAGCGCCCGAATAAGGAGCGCTGGCTCCTCACCGTTTGAAGCCGCTAACGGCGAGGACGTGTGGAGCTATGCTTCCGCAAATCCTGCTCACAGCCGGCTTATCAATGAAGCCATGGCTTGCAATGCGAGGGTGGCAGTGTCTGCCATAGTTGAGAGAGGTAAGGATGTATTCAACGGGATTAGAACGGTGGTGGATGTTGGCGGTGGAACTGGGACGGCCTTGGGTATGTTGGTGAAGGCTTTTCCGTGGATTCGAGGCATAAATTTTGATCTTCCCCATGTTGTTTGTGATGCCACGGAGTCTGAGGGTGTTGAGAATTTTGGAGGTGACATGTTTGATTCTGTTCCCAAGGCAGATGCTGTTTTCATCATG TGGGTTCTTCATGACTGGGGAGATGAAGAGTGTATCCAAATACTAAAGAAGTGCAAGGAAGCAATTCCAAAGGACAAAGGGAAAGTGATAATAGTAGAAGCAGTGATTGAGGAAGAGGATGAGAAAAAAGACAAGCTAAGTGATGTGCGGCTCATGCTAGATATGGTGATGATGGCACATACAAGCACAGGCAAAGAGAGGACATTGAAGGAATGGGAATATGTTCTTGGCCAGGTTGGGTTTAGTCGGCGCACCATAAGGCCCATTGATGCAGTGCAATCTATTATTGAGGCTTTTCCTTGA